Proteins from one Scylla paramamosain isolate STU-SP2022 chromosome 3, ASM3559412v1, whole genome shotgun sequence genomic window:
- the LOC135116015 gene encoding LOW QUALITY PROTEIN: DNA excision repair protein ERCC-1-like (The sequence of the model RefSeq protein was modified relative to this genomic sequence to represent the inferred CDS: inserted 1 base in 1 codon) encodes MRINSGEKQHHIIRLTTMSSSISDKDAAEASSSTGAGGGGGGSYIKSGFIDVTNRQGKESSSAFSKAFTNLKKSEFYEEPPPEAKATGEPKQKPLSKPASKNSIVVNPKQRGNPILKFIRNVPWEYGEIVPDYEMGASNCALFLSLRYHNLNPNYIHERLKQLGHQYELRVLLVLVDVKEPHHELKQLTKICFLAEMTLMLAWNQEEAGRIIEVYKIYENKPPDMIMEKQDSNPYSMLIDTLTSVRSINRTDAMTLLSTFGSLEKIVQATEEELSXLSGMGPQKASKLYKVLHQNFKK; translated from the exons atgaggataaattCGGGAGAAAAGCAACACCATATCATCAG ATTGACCACAATGTCATCTTCAATTTCTGACAAAGATGCTGCTGAAGCTTCATCATctacaggagcaggaggaggaggaggaggaagctacaTTAAGTCTGGCTTTATTGACGTCACAAATAGACAGGGCAAGGAAAGCTCATCAGCATTCTCTA AAGCATTCACCAACCTGAAGAAATCAGAGTTTTATGAAGAACCTCCACCAGAAGCAAAGGCAACAGGGGAACCAAAACAGAAACCACTGAGTAAACCTGCATCCAAAAATTCAATTGTTGTTAATCCTAAACAA AGAGGAAACCCAATACTAAAGTTTATCCGCAATGTTCCGTGGGAGTACGGAGAGATAGTGCCTGATTATGAAATGGGAGCCAGCAATTGTGCCTTGTTTCTCAGTCTTCGCTACCACAACCTGAACCCGAACTACATCCACGAGCGCCTGAAGCAGCTTGGCCATCAGTATGAACTTCGGGTCCTCTTGGTGCTG GTTGATGTTAAGGAACCACACCATGAGCTGAAGCAACTGACAAAGATCTGCTTTTTAGCTGAAATGACCCTCATGTTGGCATGGAATCAGGAAGAGGCAGGACGCATTATTGAAGTTTACAAGATATATGAGAATAAACCACCAGATATGATCATGGAAAAACAAGACTCAAATCCATACTCAATG cTTATCGATACACTGACGTCAGTGAGAAGCATTAATCGCACTGATGCAATGACACTCCTGTCAACATTTGGCTCTCTAGAAAAAATAGTTCAAGCAACTGAAGAGGAGCTGT TTTTGTCTGGGATGGGTCCTCAAAAGGCAAGTAAACTGTACAAAGTCCTGCATCAGAACTTTAAAAAGTGA
- the LOC135115978 gene encoding WASH complex subunit 1-like isoform X1 translates to MSCRSKGQTQEHSSISYDVRSRRGRRGGGVSRVVVVHQLIYLVLDAHPLKCQLSGLQFYWTHTNSIMVVGQRQEIPLVPAEQSRLETVNTCVDVLTHLEAVVDQVFSSITTRLADTTARLEGLRQRAADAQAKVDKLTGITKATQVFSSAQYPGGEVYKPYQQVHTDTARMPYLATPINPNHDPIPAQSILQDKLQFYHVRERKSIGGQRVVGGLVGEETEKEDGLGRLPPHLSSVTSLLLFNTTHNPYKKYMVLDPLGVVSGTRGVAPRSRAGTGPDESHTLHDAPATMQDGDKDILVAKDGYQYLPDLPDVPDLDLPMELPSLTGVANDLLYEGGADHNIAPSLTLHDGPLSFFSSSTPSPSQPPAQPPTQPSSQPSSQPSSHPSPSPAPAPEQPPTPAPPPPASSAPPTPAPAPTPSAPTTGAPPPPPPPPPPPPATALPAPESVPAAALTEARSDLMRAIQEAGGMGRAKLKSAKEDRKRRKQEGEEEEEGKGGGGKGSGGKAPAGDFMSDLFNRLSQRRKGISGAQKTPSEPSKNQGGSASTNTSTTMEKLSSLIPPPPLTASVEEEAREGSDDDWD, encoded by the exons ATGAGTTGCCGTTCTAAAGGACAGACTCAGGAACATTCCTCAATCAGCTATGACGTAAGATCAAGAAGAGGGAGGCGTGGAGGGGGCGTGTcacgtgttgttgttgtccatCAGCTGATCTACCTTGTTCTTGACGCCCACCCACTGAAGTGTCAGCTGTCCGGCCTGCAGTTCTATTGG ACTCACACCAACAGCATCATGGTGGTGGGGCAGAGGCAGGAGATACCATTAGTACCAGCAGAGCAGAGCCGCTTGGAGACTGTCAACACCTGTGTGGATGTTCTCACTCACCTGGAGGCTGTGGTGGATCAGGTCTTCTCATCCATTACCACAAGACTTGCTG ATACCACAGCCAGACTGGAGGGACTGAGGCAGAGGGCTGCTGATGCTCAAGCCAAGGTGGACAAATTGACAGGCATCACAAAAGCTACAcag GTTTTCTCCAGTGCTCAGTACCCAGGTGGGGAGGTATACAAACCCTATCAACAGGTACACACAGATACTGCCCGCATGCCTTACTTGGCCACCCCAATCAATCCTAATCATGATCCAATACCTGCCCAATCCATACTTCAG gataAGCTACAATTTTATCATGTAAGGGAGCGGAAGAGCATTGGAGGCCAGAGGGTCGTGGGTGGCCTTGTGggggaggagacagagaaggaggatggcTTAGGAAGACtgcctcctcatctctcctctgtgacatctcttcttctcttcaacACCACACATAATCC ATACAAGAAGTACATGGTGTTGGATCCCCTTGGAGTGGTGTCAGGCACGCGTGGTGTTGCTCCCCGCAGCAGGGCAGGGACAGGACCTGATGAGTCCCACACACTGCATGATGCCCCTGCCACAATGCAG GATGGTGACAAAGACATCCTGGTGGCTAAGGATGGCTACCAGTACCTTCCTGACCTTCCTGATGTGCCTGACCTTGATCTGCCCATGGAACTGCCCTCACTcactg GTGTGGCCAATGATCTTCTCTACGAGGGAGGAGCAGACCACAACATCgccccctccctcacactccaTGATGgacccctctccttcttctcctcctctaccccctccccttcccaaccTCCTGCACAACCCCCAACACAACCCTCCTCTCAACCCTCCTCTCaaccctcctcccatccctcccccagTCCTGCTCCTGCCCCTGAACAGCCTCCCacccctgcccctcctcctccggcttcctctgctcctcctactcctgctcctgctcccaCTCCTTCAGCTCCTACTACaggtgctcctcctccacctccacctccaccccctcctcctccagcaacaGCTCTTCCTGCACCTGAG agtgtcCCTGCAGCAGCACTAACTGAAGCACGGAGTGACCTCATGAGGGCCATTCAGGAGGCTGGGGGAATGGGAAGGGCCAAGCTCAAGAGTGCCAAGGaggacagaaagaggaggaagcaggaaggcgaggaagaggaggaagggaaaggtggtggtggtaag GGTTCAGGTGGCAAGGCCCCAGCAGGTGACTTCATGAGTGACCTGTTCAACCGCCTCTCTCAGCGACGCAAG ggCATCTCAGGGGCACAGAAGACTCCTAGTGAGCCCTCCAAGAACCAGGGTGGCAGTGCAAGTACCAACACATCTACCACCATGGAGAAACtatcctccctcatccctccacctcctcttactgccagtgtggaggaggaggcacgggaGGGAAGCGATGATGATTGGGATTAA
- the LOC135115978 gene encoding WASH complex subunit 1-like isoform X2, which produces MVVGQRQEIPLVPAEQSRLETVNTCVDVLTHLEAVVDQVFSSITTRLADTTARLEGLRQRAADAQAKVDKLTGITKATQVFSSAQYPGGEVYKPYQQVHTDTARMPYLATPINPNHDPIPAQSILQDKLQFYHVRERKSIGGQRVVGGLVGEETEKEDGLGRLPPHLSSVTSLLLFNTTHNPYKKYMVLDPLGVVSGTRGVAPRSRAGTGPDESHTLHDAPATMQDGDKDILVAKDGYQYLPDLPDVPDLDLPMELPSLTGVANDLLYEGGADHNIAPSLTLHDGPLSFFSSSTPSPSQPPAQPPTQPSSQPSSQPSSHPSPSPAPAPEQPPTPAPPPPASSAPPTPAPAPTPSAPTTGAPPPPPPPPPPPPATALPAPESVPAAALTEARSDLMRAIQEAGGMGRAKLKSAKEDRKRRKQEGEEEEEGKGGGGKGSGGKAPAGDFMSDLFNRLSQRRKGISGAQKTPSEPSKNQGGSASTNTSTTMEKLSSLIPPPPLTASVEEEAREGSDDDWD; this is translated from the exons ATGGTGGTGGGGCAGAGGCAGGAGATACCATTAGTACCAGCAGAGCAGAGCCGCTTGGAGACTGTCAACACCTGTGTGGATGTTCTCACTCACCTGGAGGCTGTGGTGGATCAGGTCTTCTCATCCATTACCACAAGACTTGCTG ATACCACAGCCAGACTGGAGGGACTGAGGCAGAGGGCTGCTGATGCTCAAGCCAAGGTGGACAAATTGACAGGCATCACAAAAGCTACAcag GTTTTCTCCAGTGCTCAGTACCCAGGTGGGGAGGTATACAAACCCTATCAACAGGTACACACAGATACTGCCCGCATGCCTTACTTGGCCACCCCAATCAATCCTAATCATGATCCAATACCTGCCCAATCCATACTTCAG gataAGCTACAATTTTATCATGTAAGGGAGCGGAAGAGCATTGGAGGCCAGAGGGTCGTGGGTGGCCTTGTGggggaggagacagagaaggaggatggcTTAGGAAGACtgcctcctcatctctcctctgtgacatctcttcttctcttcaacACCACACATAATCC ATACAAGAAGTACATGGTGTTGGATCCCCTTGGAGTGGTGTCAGGCACGCGTGGTGTTGCTCCCCGCAGCAGGGCAGGGACAGGACCTGATGAGTCCCACACACTGCATGATGCCCCTGCCACAATGCAG GATGGTGACAAAGACATCCTGGTGGCTAAGGATGGCTACCAGTACCTTCCTGACCTTCCTGATGTGCCTGACCTTGATCTGCCCATGGAACTGCCCTCACTcactg GTGTGGCCAATGATCTTCTCTACGAGGGAGGAGCAGACCACAACATCgccccctccctcacactccaTGATGgacccctctccttcttctcctcctctaccccctccccttcccaaccTCCTGCACAACCCCCAACACAACCCTCCTCTCAACCCTCCTCTCaaccctcctcccatccctcccccagTCCTGCTCCTGCCCCTGAACAGCCTCCCacccctgcccctcctcctccggcttcctctgctcctcctactcctgctcctgctcccaCTCCTTCAGCTCCTACTACaggtgctcctcctccacctccacctccaccccctcctcctccagcaacaGCTCTTCCTGCACCTGAG agtgtcCCTGCAGCAGCACTAACTGAAGCACGGAGTGACCTCATGAGGGCCATTCAGGAGGCTGGGGGAATGGGAAGGGCCAAGCTCAAGAGTGCCAAGGaggacagaaagaggaggaagcaggaaggcgaggaagaggaggaagggaaaggtggtggtggtaag GGTTCAGGTGGCAAGGCCCCAGCAGGTGACTTCATGAGTGACCTGTTCAACCGCCTCTCTCAGCGACGCAAG ggCATCTCAGGGGCACAGAAGACTCCTAGTGAGCCCTCCAAGAACCAGGGTGGCAGTGCAAGTACCAACACATCTACCACCATGGAGAAACtatcctccctcatccctccacctcctcttactgccagtgtggaggaggaggcacgggaGGGAAGCGATGATGATTGGGATTAA
- the LOC135096326 gene encoding myotubularin-related protein DDB_G0290005-like, which produces MGRIEEKTDERREARRMARKEMREIQKRAGKVGRSLIGEEEREMPKNTVKKIAAFGIKRRGERAASPVVYMPGRVSERVRECALIHGLLGGFNTFNFLSFATGLVTFILNVNNNINNNNDNNNVNANNDINNNNVNANLNTQNANQVVVFPPGRRRRSVADILMAAADVQEEGANGLHRGMGGVCGLYGGVRRIVQETETLMKVSSERAGGTSRSTKPQFLPYTAPQHFLHPKQPHKKWERQCKLKMCILKSFSIPPRPLSISSSTLIQLLLHC; this is translated from the exons ATGGGTAggatagaagaaaaaacagatgaaagaagagaggcaaggagaatggcgagaaaagagatgagagaaatacaaaagaggGCAGGAAAGGTTGGAAGATCATTgataggggaagaggaaagagagatgccGAAAAATACAGTGAAGAAGATAGCGGCATTTGGGattaaaaggagaggagagagagcagccAGTCCAGTTGTCTACATGCctgggagagtgagtgaaaggGTGAGGGAGTGCGCACTCATCCATGGACTTCTAGGAGGCTTCAACACCTTTAACTTCCTCAGCTTTGCCACGGGTCTGGTCACTTTTATCCTTaacgtcaacaacaacatcaataacaacaatgacaacaataacgTCAACGCTAACaacgacatcaacaacaataatgttaATGCCAATCTCAACACACAGAACGCCAACCAG GTGGTAGTCTTTCCCCCGGGCAGGCGGCGGCGTTCCGTAGCCGACATACTTATGGCAGCAGCAGACGTGCAAGAAGAGGGTGCTAACGGACTGCACAGAGGAATGGGTGGAGTATGTGGTTTGTATGGAGGCGTAAGGAGGATTGTACAAGAAACGGAGACACTAATGAAG GTAAGCAGCGAGCGTGCAGGAGGCACTTCAAGGAGCACCAAACCTCAATTTCTGCCATACACTGCCCCTCAACATTTCTTGCATCCTAAACAGCCCCATAAGAAATGGGAGAGGCAATGTAAACTTAAGATGTGTATTCTCAAAAGTTTCAGCATCCCACCTCGACCACTTTCA ATCAGTTCTTCCACTCTGATTCAACTCTTGCTTCACTGCTGA
- the LOC135116023 gene encoding large ribosomal subunit protein mL46-like isoform X1: protein MSSVAAGKWQIVGSACITRPPVVCPPMTPLEQQYSEMITAIEEENSLKSDHEIRAEQDRINLEIMKTGEADELDLEEASKQTAIEFEDSCLEELKSFKTTHLDKVNPEVKDVKSINRALERSLVLVVKQKLGTSEEWVFPHTPWQPGETLRQTCERLVQETCGNDLKVKFLGNAPCGFYKYKYPKTVRKEGFIGAKVFFYKCQVRNKDGPITPGTNIVDHQWLTQDELDTRFKQSYAKSISKFLVSDR, encoded by the exons ATGAGCAGTGTAGCAGCAGGAAAATGGCAGATTGTTGGATCAGCATGTATCACTCGTCCACCAGTAGTGTGTCCCCCCATGACACCCTTAGAGCAGCAGTACTCTGAG ATGATTACTGcaatagaggaagagaattcCCTGAAAAGTGACCATGAAATTAGAGCAGAGCAAGATAGAATCAATTTGGAAATTATGAAGACTGGGGAGGCTGATGAACTTGATCTTGAGGAAGCTTCTAAACAAACTGCCATAGAATTTGAGGATTCGTGTTTGGAAGAGCtcaaatcttttaaaactactCATCTTGATAAAG TGAATCCTGAAGtgaaggatgtgaaaagcatcAATCGTGCCCTTGAAAGGTCTTTGGTTCTTGTGGTGAAGCAGAAGCTTGGTACCAGTGAGGAATGGGTCTTTCCACATACACCTTGGCAGCCTGGAGAGACACTTAGACAG ACTTGTGAGCGATTAGTTCAAGAGACATGTGGAAATGACCTGAAGGTGAAATTTTTGGGCAATGCCCCTTGTGGGTTTTATAAGTACAAGTATCCCAAAACAGTTCGCAAGGAAGGTTTCATTGGGGCTAAG gtcttCTTTTACAAATGTCAAGTGAGGAACAAAGATGGGCCCATTACACCTGGAACAAACATTGTTGATCACCAGTGGCTAACACAGGATGAATTAGATACCAGGTTCAAACAGTCTTATGCCAAGTCCATTTCAAAATTTTTGGTTTCTGATAGATAG
- the LOC135116023 gene encoding large ribosomal subunit protein mL46-like isoform X2, whose protein sequence is MAFVLRGSARALQAAAHHITPRSMSSVAAGKWQIVGSACITRPPVVCPPMTPLEQQYSEMITAIEEENSLKSDHEIRAEQDRINLEIMKTGEADELDLEEASKQTAIEFEDSCLEELKSFKTTHLDKVNPEVKDVKSINRALERSLVLVVKQKLGTSEEWVFPHTPWQPGETLRQTCERLVQETCGNDLKVKFLGNAPCGFYKYKYPKTVRKEGFIGAKVFFYKCQVRNKDGPITPGTNIVDHQWLTQDELDTRFKQSYAKSISKFLVSDR, encoded by the exons ATGGCTTTCGTATTACGTGGATCAGCTCGTGCCCTTCAGGCGGCAGCGCACCATATTACACCAA GATCAATGAGCAGTGTAGCAGCAGGAAAATGGCAGATTGTTGGATCAGCATGTATCACTCGTCCACCAGTAGTGTGTCCCCCCATGACACCCTTAGAGCAGCAGTACTCTGAG ATGATTACTGcaatagaggaagagaattcCCTGAAAAGTGACCATGAAATTAGAGCAGAGCAAGATAGAATCAATTTGGAAATTATGAAGACTGGGGAGGCTGATGAACTTGATCTTGAGGAAGCTTCTAAACAAACTGCCATAGAATTTGAGGATTCGTGTTTGGAAGAGCtcaaatcttttaaaactactCATCTTGATAAAG TGAATCCTGAAGtgaaggatgtgaaaagcatcAATCGTGCCCTTGAAAGGTCTTTGGTTCTTGTGGTGAAGCAGAAGCTTGGTACCAGTGAGGAATGGGTCTTTCCACATACACCTTGGCAGCCTGGAGAGACACTTAGACAG ACTTGTGAGCGATTAGTTCAAGAGACATGTGGAAATGACCTGAAGGTGAAATTTTTGGGCAATGCCCCTTGTGGGTTTTATAAGTACAAGTATCCCAAAACAGTTCGCAAGGAAGGTTTCATTGGGGCTAAG gtcttCTTTTACAAATGTCAAGTGAGGAACAAAGATGGGCCCATTACACCTGGAACAAACATTGTTGATCACCAGTGGCTAACACAGGATGAATTAGATACCAGGTTCAAACAGTCTTATGCCAAGTCCATTTCAAAATTTTTGGTTTCTGATAGATAG